Proteins found in one Pseudomonas sp. P8_241 genomic segment:
- a CDS encoding 3-methyl-2-oxobutanoate dehydrogenase (2-methylpropanoyl-transferring) subunit alpha, which translates to MTQAYEPLRLHVPEPSGRPGCKTDFSYLRLTDAGTVRKPSIDVEPADTADLAKGLIRVLDDQGNALGPWAENVPVEILRKGMRAMLKTRIYDNRMVVAQRQKKMSFYMQSLGEEAIGTAQALALNIDDMCFPTYRQQSILMARDVPLVDLICQLLSNERDPLKGRQLPIMYSVKDAGFFTISGNLATQFVQGVGWGMASAIKGDTKIASAWIGDGATAESDFHTALTFAHVYRAPVILNVVNNQWAISTFQAIAGGEATTFAGRGVGCGIASLRVDGNDFVAVYAASAWAAERARRNLGPTMIEWVTYRAGPHSTSDDPSKYRPADDWSHFPLGDPIARLKQHMIKIGQWSEEEHAAVSAELEAEVIAAQKEAEQYGTLAGGQIPSAATMFEDVYKEMPEHLKRQRQELGI; encoded by the coding sequence GTCCCTGAACCTTCGGGCCGCCCAGGCTGCAAAACCGACTTCTCCTACCTGCGTCTGACCGACGCCGGCACGGTGCGCAAACCCTCCATTGACGTTGAACCGGCCGACACCGCCGACCTGGCCAAGGGCCTGATTCGCGTGCTCGACGATCAGGGCAACGCCCTCGGTCCATGGGCCGAAAACGTTCCGGTCGAGATCCTGCGCAAAGGCATGCGCGCCATGCTCAAGACGCGCATCTACGACAACCGCATGGTCGTCGCCCAGCGTCAGAAGAAGATGTCGTTCTATATGCAGAGCCTTGGCGAGGAAGCCATCGGCACCGCCCAGGCCCTGGCGTTGAACATCGACGACATGTGCTTCCCGACCTACCGCCAGCAAAGCATCCTGATGGCCCGCGACGTACCGCTGGTCGACCTGATCTGCCAACTGTTGTCCAACGAGCGCGATCCGCTCAAGGGCCGCCAGTTGCCAATCATGTACTCGGTCAAGGACGCAGGGTTTTTCACCATTTCCGGCAACCTTGCCACTCAGTTCGTGCAAGGCGTGGGCTGGGGCATGGCCTCGGCGATCAAGGGCGACACTAAAATCGCCTCGGCGTGGATCGGCGACGGTGCCACTGCGGAGTCCGACTTCCACACCGCCCTCACCTTTGCCCACGTCTACCGTGCGCCGGTGATCCTCAACGTGGTCAACAACCAGTGGGCAATCTCGACGTTCCAGGCGATTGCCGGTGGTGAAGCCACCACGTTTGCCGGTCGTGGCGTCGGCTGCGGCATCGCTTCCCTGCGGGTCGATGGCAACGACTTCGTCGCGGTCTACGCCGCCTCTGCCTGGGCCGCCGAACGCGCGCGCCGCAACCTCGGCCCGACCATGATCGAATGGGTCACCTACCGGGCCGGCCCGCACTCGACCTCCGATGATCCATCGAAATACCGTCCTGCCGACGACTGGAGCCACTTCCCGTTGGGCGACCCGATTGCACGCCTCAAGCAGCACATGATCAAGATCGGCCAATGGTCCGAAGAGGAACACGCCGCCGTCAGCGCCGAACTTGAAGCTGAAGTGATCGCTGCACAGAAAGAAGCCGAGCAGTACGGCACGCTCGCCGGCGGCCAGATTCCGAGCGCCGCGACCATGTTCGAAGACGTCTACAAAGAGATGCCGGAGCACTTGAAGCGCCAGCGCCAGGAGTTGGGGATCTGA
- a CDS encoding alpha-ketoacid dehydrogenase subunit beta — MNDHNNNIELETAMTTTTMTMIQALRSAMDVMLERDDNVVVFGQDVGYFGGVFRCTEGLQNKYGTSRVFDAPISESGIVGVAVGMGAYGLRPVAEIQFADYVYPASDQIISEAARLRYRSAGEFTAPMTLRMPCGGGIYGGQTHSQSIEAMFTQVCGLRTVMPSNPYDAKGLLIASIENDDPVIFLEPKRLYNGPFDGHHDRPVTPWSKHPAAQVPDGYYTVPLDVAAITRPGKDVTILTYGTTVYVSQVAAEETGIDAEVIDLRSLWPLDLETIVKSVKKTGRCVVVHEATRTCGFGAELVSLVQEHCFHHLEAPIERVTGWDTPYPHAQEWAYFPGPSRVGAALKRVMEV, encoded by the coding sequence ATGAACGATCACAACAACAATATCGAGTTGGAAACCGCCATGACCACGACCACCATGACCATGATCCAGGCCCTGCGCTCGGCCATGGATGTGATGCTTGAGCGTGATGACAACGTTGTGGTGTTCGGCCAGGACGTCGGCTATTTCGGTGGTGTGTTCCGCTGCACCGAAGGCTTGCAGAACAAGTACGGCACCTCGCGGGTGTTCGACGCGCCGATCTCCGAGAGCGGCATCGTCGGCGTCGCCGTGGGCATGGGCGCCTACGGATTGCGTCCGGTGGCCGAGATCCAGTTCGCCGACTACGTGTACCCGGCCTCCGACCAGATCATTTCCGAAGCCGCCCGCCTGCGTTATCGCTCGGCCGGCGAATTCACCGCACCGATGACCCTGCGCATGCCGTGCGGCGGCGGCATCTACGGTGGCCAGACCCACAGCCAGAGCATCGAGGCGATGTTCACTCAGGTGTGCGGTCTGCGTACCGTCATGCCGTCCAACCCGTATGACGCCAAAGGCCTGCTGATCGCCTCCATCGAAAACGATGACCCGGTGATCTTCCTCGAGCCAAAACGCCTGTACAACGGCCCGTTCGACGGCCACCACGACCGCCCGGTAACCCCGTGGTCGAAACACCCCGCCGCTCAGGTACCGGACGGTTACTACACCGTGCCGCTGGACGTCGCCGCCATCACCCGTCCGGGCAAGGACGTGACCATCCTGACCTACGGCACCACCGTGTACGTGTCGCAAGTCGCCGCTGAAGAAACCGGCATCGACGCCGAAGTCATCGACCTGCGCAGCCTATGGCCGCTGGACCTGGAAACCATCGTCAAGTCGGTGAAGAAAACCGGCCGCTGCGTAGTGGTCCATGAAGCCACCCGCACCTGCGGTTTCGGCGCCGAACTGGTGTCGCTGGTGCAAGAACACTGCTTCCACCACCTGGAAGCGCCAATCGAACGCGTCACCGGCTGGGACACCCCCTACCCGCACGCGCAAGAGTGGGCGTATTTCCCTGGCCCGTCCCGAGTGGGCGCGGCTCTGAAACGGGTCATGGAGGTCTGA
- a CDS encoding dihydrolipoamide acetyltransferase family protein, with protein sequence MGTHVIKMPDIGEGIAEVELSVWHVKVGDMVVEDQVLADVMTDKAMVDIPSPVHGKVIALGGQPGEVMAVGSVLISIEVEGAGNVKASAQPAPVKEAPVATPTVETAVESKPVAAAAPKAAVCQGPMVAREADERPLASPAVRKHALDLGIQLRLVRGTGPAGRILHDDLEAYLAQGQSNASAPVAAAYAQRHDEEQIPVIGMRRKIAQRMQDATQRAAHFSYVEEIDVTAVEELRAHLNEKHGATRGKLTLLPFLVRAMVVALRDFPQMNARYDDEAQVITRPGAVHVGVATQSAVGLMVPVVRHAEARSLWDNAAEIARLATAARNGKASRDELSGSTITLTSLGALGGIVSTPVLNLPEVAIVGVNKIVERPMVIKGQIVIRKMMNLSSSFDHRVVDGMDAALFIQAIRGLLEQPATLFVD encoded by the coding sequence ATGGGCACGCACGTTATTAAAATGCCGGACATTGGCGAAGGCATTGCAGAAGTTGAATTGTCGGTATGGCACGTCAAGGTCGGCGACATGGTCGTCGAGGATCAGGTACTGGCCGATGTCATGACCGATAAAGCGATGGTCGATATTCCGTCGCCAGTGCACGGCAAAGTCATTGCACTTGGTGGCCAGCCAGGCGAAGTCATGGCGGTCGGCAGTGTGCTGATCAGCATTGAAGTCGAAGGCGCTGGCAACGTTAAGGCGTCGGCGCAACCGGCCCCTGTTAAAGAAGCGCCGGTTGCAACGCCGACAGTCGAAACCGCAGTGGAAAGCAAACCGGTGGCTGCCGCCGCGCCGAAAGCGGCCGTTTGCCAAGGGCCGATGGTCGCCCGCGAAGCCGATGAACGCCCGCTGGCCTCCCCGGCCGTGCGCAAACATGCGCTGGACCTCGGCATTCAATTGCGTCTGGTACGTGGCACTGGCCCCGCCGGGCGGATTTTGCACGACGACCTCGAAGCCTATCTGGCCCAAGGCCAATCGAACGCTTCGGCCCCCGTCGCGGCCGCTTACGCTCAGCGTCACGATGAAGAGCAGATCCCGGTGATCGGCATGCGCCGCAAGATTGCCCAGCGCATGCAGGACGCCACCCAGCGTGCCGCGCACTTCAGCTACGTCGAGGAAATCGACGTGACGGCTGTGGAAGAGCTACGTGCGCACCTGAACGAAAAACACGGTGCGACCCGCGGCAAGCTGACGTTGCTGCCGTTTTTGGTCCGCGCCATGGTCGTCGCCCTCCGCGACTTCCCGCAAATGAACGCCCGCTATGACGACGAAGCCCAGGTCATCACCCGCCCCGGCGCGGTGCATGTCGGGGTTGCCACCCAAAGCGCTGTCGGCCTGATGGTGCCAGTGGTGCGTCACGCCGAAGCCCGCAGCCTGTGGGACAACGCGGCAGAAATCGCTCGTTTGGCCACGGCTGCGCGCAACGGCAAGGCCAGCCGCGATGAACTGTCCGGCTCGACCATCACCCTGACCAGCCTCGGCGCGCTCGGTGGCATCGTCAGCACCCCGGTGCTGAACCTGCCGGAAGTGGCGATTGTCGGCGTGAACAAGATCGTCGAACGGCCGATGGTGATCAAAGGCCAGATCGTGATCCGCAAGATGATGAACCTCTCCAGCTCCTTCGATCACCGCGTGGTCGACGGCATGGACGCGGCGCTCTTCATCCAGGCCATTCGCGGCCTGCTCGAACAACCCGCCACCTTGTTTGTGGACTGA
- the lpdA gene encoding dihydrolipoyl dehydrogenase has protein sequence MQTLSTTLLIIGGGPGGYVTAIRAGQLGIPTILVEGQSLGGTCLNIGCIPSKALIHVAEQFHQTQHHSQHSALGINVSAPTLDISKSVEWKDGIVDRLTTGVAALLKKHKIQVVQGWAKVVDGKTVDVGDTRIQCEHLVLATGSKSVNLPMLPIGGPIISSTEALAPTSVPKRLIVVGGGYIGLELGIAYRKLGAEVSVVEAQERILPAYDAELTQPVHEELKKLGIKLYLKHSVQSFDSTVNTLQVLDPNGDTLNLETDQVLVAVGRKPNTQGWNLEALNLDMNGSSIKIDNRCQTSMRNVYAIGDLSGEPMLAHRAMAQGEMVAELISGKSREFNPTAIAAVCFTDPELVVVGKTPDEAKAAGLDCIVSSFPFAANGRAMTLESKSGFVRVVARRDNHLIVGWQAVGVGVSELSTAFAQSLEMGARLEDIGGTIHAHPTLGEAVQEAALRALGHALHL, from the coding sequence ATGCAAACTCTGAGCACCACGCTGCTGATCATCGGCGGCGGCCCTGGCGGTTATGTGACGGCGATCCGTGCCGGTCAGTTGGGCATCCCGACCATTCTGGTAGAAGGCCAATCGTTGGGCGGCACTTGCCTGAACATCGGCTGCATTCCCTCCAAGGCGTTGATTCATGTCGCCGAGCAGTTTCACCAGACGCAACACCACAGCCAGCATTCGGCGCTGGGCATCAACGTTTCGGCGCCGACCCTCGACATCAGCAAGAGCGTCGAATGGAAGGACGGCATTGTTGATCGCCTGACCACCGGCGTCGCGGCACTGCTGAAAAAACACAAAATCCAGGTCGTTCAAGGCTGGGCCAAGGTGGTTGACGGCAAGACCGTGGACGTCGGCGACACGCGCATTCAGTGCGAGCACCTGGTGCTGGCCACCGGCTCCAAAAGCGTGAACCTGCCGATGCTGCCGATTGGCGGCCCGATCATTTCGTCCACCGAAGCGTTGGCACCGACCTCCGTGCCCAAACGGCTGATCGTGGTCGGTGGCGGTTACATCGGTTTGGAACTGGGCATTGCCTATCGCAAGCTCGGTGCCGAGGTCAGCGTGGTCGAGGCGCAGGAACGCATCCTGCCGGCCTATGACGCTGAACTGACCCAACCGGTCCATGAAGAACTGAAAAAACTAGGTATCAAGCTTTACTTGAAACATAGCGTGCAAAGCTTTGATTCAACGGTAAATACTCTGCAAGTTCTGGATCCGAACGGTGACACGCTGAACCTGGAAACCGATCAGGTGCTGGTGGCCGTGGGTCGCAAGCCGAACACCCAGGGCTGGAACCTCGAAGCGCTGAACCTGGACATGAACGGCTCCTCGATCAAGATCGACAACCGTTGCCAGACCAGCATGCGCAACGTGTATGCCATCGGCGACCTCAGCGGCGAACCGATGCTGGCGCACCGGGCCATGGCCCAAGGCGAGATGGTTGCCGAGCTGATCAGCGGTAAATCCCGCGAGTTCAACCCCACCGCAATCGCCGCCGTGTGCTTTACCGACCCGGAACTGGTGGTGGTCGGCAAGACCCCGGACGAAGCCAAGGCAGCAGGTTTGGATTGCATCGTCTCGAGCTTTCCGTTCGCCGCCAATGGCCGGGCGATGACGCTGGAGTCCAAAAGCGGCTTCGTGCGCGTGGTCGCTCGTCGGGACAATCATCTGATTGTCGGCTGGCAGGCGGTGGGTGTCGGGGTATCGGAGTTGTCGACGGCGTTTGCGCAAAGCCTGGAAATGGGCGCGCGACTGGAAGACATCGGTGGCACCATCCATGCCCATCCGACGCTGGGTGAAGCGGTGCAGGAAGCGGCTTTGCGGGCCTTGGGGCATGCGCTGCATCTGTGA
- a CDS encoding branched-chain amino acid aminotransferase encodes MGNESINWDKLGFDYIKTDKRYLSYFRNGEWDKGTLTEDNVLHISEGSTALHYGQQCFEGMKAYRCKDGSINLFRPDQNALRMQRSCARLLMPQVETEQFIEACKEVVRANERFIPPYGTGGALYLRPFVIGVGDNIGVRTAPEFIFSIFCIPVGAYFKGGLTPHNFQISSYDRAAPQGTGAAKVGGNYAASLMPGSKAKKAHFADAIYLDPMTHTKIEEVGSANFFGITHDNKFVTPNSPSVLPGITRLSLIELAKTRLGLEVVEGDVFIDKLSDFKEAGACGTAAVITPIGGIDYNDHLHVFHSETEVGPVTQKLYKELTGVQTGDIEAPAGWIVKV; translated from the coding sequence ATGGGTAACGAAAGCATCAATTGGGACAAGCTGGGTTTTGACTACATCAAGACCGACAAGCGCTATCTGTCATATTTCCGCAATGGCGAGTGGGATAAAGGCACCCTGACCGAAGATAACGTGCTGCACATCAGCGAAGGCTCCACGGCCCTTCACTATGGCCAGCAGTGCTTCGAAGGCATGAAGGCCTATCGTTGCAAGGACGGCTCGATCAACCTGTTCCGCCCGGATCAGAACGCTCTGCGCATGCAACGCAGCTGCGCCCGCCTGCTGATGCCGCAGGTGGAAACCGAGCAGTTCATCGAAGCCTGTAAAGAAGTGGTCCGCGCCAACGAGCGCTTCATCCCGCCTTACGGCACCGGCGGCGCGCTGTACCTGCGTCCGTTCGTGATCGGCGTGGGTGACAACATCGGCGTGCGTACCGCTCCCGAGTTCATCTTCTCGATTTTCTGCATCCCGGTCGGCGCGTACTTCAAGGGCGGCCTGACCCCGCACAACTTCCAGATCTCCAGCTACGACCGCGCCGCGCCTCAAGGCACCGGTGCCGCCAAGGTCGGTGGCAACTACGCCGCCAGTCTGATGCCGGGCTCCAAGGCCAAGAAAGCCCACTTCGCCGACGCCATCTACCTGGATCCGATGACCCACACCAAGATCGAGGAAGTCGGTTCGGCCAACTTCTTCGGGATCACCCACGACAACAAGTTCGTGACCCCGAACTCGCCATCGGTACTGCCGGGCATCACCCGTCTGTCGCTGATCGAGCTGGCCAAGACCCGTCTGGGCCTGGAAGTGGTTGAAGGTGACGTGTTCATCGACAAGCTATCCGACTTCAAGGAAGCCGGCGCTTGCGGTACTGCGGCGGTGATTACGCCGATAGGCGGCATCGACTACAACGATCATCTGCACGTGTTCCACAGCGAAACCGAAGTCGGCCCGGTCACCCAGAAGCTCTACAAAGAGCTGACAGGCGTGCAAACCGGCGACATCGAAGCGCCAGCGGGCTGGATCGTCAAGGTTTGA
- a CDS encoding ArsR/SmtB family transcription factor has product MTAEHHDIGVSQVAAAIAEPARTKILCSLMDGHARTSTELAAVAEVSASTASAHLAKLKELALIRLHIQGRHRYYSLAGKRVAQALEALMVIGQNTAPTFKPHTPDRLQFARTCYDHMAGTLAVLLHDCLLEAGWLQETDEQAYRLSDSGTALFEGLGVDVQDLSTRRRRFACPCLDWSMRRPHLGGSLGAALLQVALKRKWVTQDLDSRALALTMLGRKEIAGRFGVQLPIERDGKRSQPSAAPTGLEGL; this is encoded by the coding sequence ATGACCGCAGAACATCACGACATCGGCGTTTCGCAGGTGGCCGCAGCCATTGCCGAGCCCGCACGGACGAAAATCCTCTGCTCGCTGATGGACGGCCACGCTCGTACCAGCACCGAGCTGGCGGCGGTGGCCGAGGTCAGTGCGTCGACCGCCAGTGCCCATTTGGCGAAACTCAAGGAGTTGGCGCTGATTCGCTTGCACATACAGGGGCGTCATCGCTATTACAGCCTGGCGGGCAAACGCGTGGCCCAGGCGCTCGAAGCATTGATGGTGATCGGCCAGAACACGGCGCCGACATTCAAACCGCACACACCGGACCGTTTGCAGTTCGCTCGCACGTGCTACGACCACATGGCCGGCACCCTGGCGGTGCTGTTGCATGACTGTCTGCTGGAAGCGGGTTGGTTGCAGGAAACCGACGAACAGGCCTATCGCTTGAGCGACAGCGGTACGGCATTGTTTGAGGGGCTGGGTGTTGATGTGCAGGATTTGAGCACGCGGCGCCGCCGTTTTGCCTGCCCTTGTCTGGACTGGAGCATGCGCCGGCCGCATCTGGGCGGATCGCTGGGGGCGGCGTTGCTGCAAGTGGCGCTCAAACGAAAGTGGGTGACGCAGGATCTGGACAGTCGGGCGTTGGCGTTGACGATGTTGGGACGAAAGGAAATAGCGGGGCGGTTTGGGGTTCAGTTGCCCATTGAGCGTGATGGCAAAAGATCGCAGCCTTCGGCAGCACCTACCGGGTTGGAAGGACTATGA
- a CDS encoding cytochrome P450 produces the protein MDPILAATHADPYPYYAQLRAEVGLIFHPQLNMWVASSAQAVAAVLANPDCHVRPTNEPVPHMISDGMAGKVFGQLMRMNEGERQRCPRSAIAPGLEVIDAQEVETLVGARLITPDAAGLYNAMFRGPVCVMAALLGFSPAQGRSISELTGDFVACLSPLSTLAQLSAAHAAAEQLSGYVIERLEDPDNHSPLLSGIRQRFTGGTPETLNANLIGLFSQTYEATAGLIGNAILTLIKNPSVLRETAQIDEFLAEVQRFDPSVQNTRRFVAAPCEINGVSLKTADVILVLLASANRDPQLNDNPDAFILNRPNRRSFTFGAARHQCPGQTLALNIASATLRQFLKTKPVLERLSWDYRPSLNGRVPVFSDTRQV, from the coding sequence ATGGACCCGATTCTCGCTGCGACCCATGCCGACCCTTACCCCTATTACGCACAGCTGCGTGCCGAGGTCGGGTTGATTTTCCATCCGCAACTGAACATGTGGGTCGCCAGCAGCGCCCAAGCGGTTGCGGCCGTTCTGGCGAATCCCGACTGTCATGTGCGGCCCACAAACGAGCCCGTGCCCCATATGATTTCCGATGGCATGGCCGGCAAGGTATTTGGCCAACTGATGCGGATGAACGAGGGTGAACGCCAACGCTGCCCAAGGTCGGCGATTGCCCCGGGCCTGGAGGTGATCGATGCGCAGGAAGTCGAGACGCTGGTCGGCGCGCGGTTGATCACGCCTGACGCCGCAGGCCTGTACAACGCCATGTTCCGCGGACCGGTCTGCGTAATGGCGGCCCTGCTGGGTTTCTCCCCTGCACAAGGCCGATCCATCAGCGAACTGACGGGGGACTTCGTCGCGTGCCTGTCGCCCTTGAGCACCCTGGCTCAACTGAGCGCCGCCCACGCCGCAGCAGAACAGCTGAGCGGCTACGTTATCGAGCGTCTGGAAGATCCCGACAACCACAGCCCTTTGCTCAGTGGCATCCGCCAGCGCTTTACCGGTGGCACCCCAGAAACGCTGAATGCCAACTTGATCGGCCTGTTCTCCCAGACCTATGAGGCGACCGCCGGACTGATCGGCAACGCGATCCTGACACTGATAAAGAACCCATCGGTTCTGCGCGAAACCGCGCAAATCGACGAATTTCTGGCCGAAGTCCAGCGCTTCGACCCGTCTGTCCAGAACACCCGACGCTTCGTCGCCGCCCCGTGCGAAATCAACGGCGTCAGCCTCAAGACCGCAGACGTGATCCTGGTGTTGCTGGCTTCGGCCAACCGCGACCCGCAACTCAACGACAACCCCGATGCCTTTATCCTGAACCGTCCAAACCGCCGCAGCTTTACCTTCGGCGCGGCACGCCATCAATGTCCGGGGCAAACCTTGGCATTGAATATCGCCAGCGCGACGTTGCGACAGTTTTTGAAGACAAAACCGGTGCTGGAACGGCTGAGTTGGGATTACCGGCCGTCCTTGAATGGGCGGGTTCCCGTGTTCAGCGACACAAGGCAGGTTTGA
- a CDS encoding MEKHLA domain-containing protein, whose product MIDRDCLGGRTLLIDEYTAAIELIDASYRHWTGKHLPTPQSLTAAERLHWLHAHAPYSLLAHGTQDDPLFFYANEQTLACFKYPRSEFLGMPSRFSASPLDRAMRQTLLEQVTAHGIAHGYSGYRVDKAGNAFMIHEGKVWTLIDQNGQRKGQAALFWPDAGRVGSLD is encoded by the coding sequence ATGATTGATCGCGATTGCCTGGGAGGGCGCACGTTGCTGATTGATGAATACACTGCTGCGATTGAGCTGATCGACGCGTCTTATCGGCATTGGACCGGGAAACACCTGCCGACCCCGCAGTCATTGACCGCAGCCGAGCGCCTGCATTGGCTGCACGCCCACGCGCCCTACAGCCTGCTGGCCCATGGCACCCAGGACGATCCGCTGTTTTTCTACGCCAACGAACAGACCCTGGCCTGTTTCAAATACCCGCGCTCCGAATTTCTCGGCATGCCGTCACGCTTCAGCGCCTCGCCGCTCGACCGTGCCATGCGCCAAACCCTGCTGGAACAAGTCACGGCCCACGGCATTGCCCACGGCTACAGCGGCTATCGGGTGGACAAGGCGGGCAATGCCTTCATGATTCATGAAGGCAAGGTGTGGACGCTGATTGACCAGAATGGCCAGCGCAAAGGGCAGGCAGCGTTGTTTTGGCCGGATGCCGGGCGGGTGGGGTCGTTGGATTGA
- a CDS encoding FKBP-type peptidyl-prolyl cis-trans isomerase, which yields MNDELQVIDLHIGEGKAAVKGALITTQYRGWLEDGSEFDSSYSRGKPFQCVIGTGRVIKGWDQGIPGMQVGGKRKLLVPAHLAYGERTMGSIPPNANLTFEIELLEVLTRDD from the coding sequence ATGAATGACGAGCTTCAGGTAATCGATCTTCATATCGGCGAGGGTAAAGCCGCCGTCAAGGGCGCTTTAATCACCACCCAGTACCGCGGTTGGCTGGAAGACGGCAGCGAATTCGATTCTTCCTATAGCCGTGGCAAACCTTTCCAGTGCGTGATTGGTACGGGAAGGGTCATCAAGGGGTGGGACCAGGGCATCCCGGGCATGCAGGTCGGCGGCAAACGCAAACTGTTGGTGCCGGCGCATCTGGCGTATGGCGAGCGCACCATGGGCAGCATTCCACCGAACGCCAACCTGACGTTCGAAATCGAGTTGCTGGAAGTGCTGACGCGCGATGATTGA
- a CDS encoding monovalent cation:proton antiporter-2 (CPA2) family protein translates to MPHEGNLLQAAVVFLCAAVLIVPLAKRLQLGAVLGYLFAGVIIGPSVLGLIDNPQSVANISELGVVLLLFIIGLELSPRRLWVMRKSVFGVGLAQVLLTGSTIGVVALFVFGQPLNSAIVLGLGLALSSTAFGLQSLAERKELTSPHGRLAFAILLFQDIAAIPLIAMVPLLAEGSHSVSAAENLNHGLQVLGSIAVVVIGGRYLLRPIFRVVTKTALPEVSTATALLVVIGTAWLMELVGISMALGAFLAGLLLADSEYRHELESQIEPFKGLLLGLFFISVGMGANLSLLLSAPVTVLGLTLLLIAIKLPLLFIVGHLAGGLNKVSAIRLGIVLAAGGEFAFVVFKIGRDHELFVPQMYDLLVLTITLSMAVTPLLLLVCARLVSPKVQPVEVPEKFREIDTDTPRVVIAGMGRMGQIVARILRAQNIKFVALDTSIETIELSRSFGGVPVFYGDPMRPEILSAAKVGEAEFFVIATDDPDTNIKTAELVRKLYPHMKIIARARNRQHVHRLMDVGAQAVRETFYSSLEMSRQTLIGLGLTQAQADSRIKRFKHHDEQVLEAQHAVYDDAAKVLQTAQEAREELARLFESDELQERTASKERTPQ, encoded by the coding sequence ATGCCCCATGAAGGCAATCTGCTGCAAGCCGCTGTCGTATTTCTGTGCGCGGCCGTGCTGATCGTCCCCCTGGCCAAGCGCCTGCAACTGGGAGCGGTACTGGGTTATCTGTTTGCCGGGGTGATCATTGGCCCTTCAGTGCTGGGCTTGATCGACAATCCGCAAAGCGTCGCCAATATCTCGGAACTTGGCGTGGTATTGCTGCTGTTCATCATTGGCCTGGAGTTGTCACCCCGACGCTTGTGGGTGATGCGCAAGTCAGTGTTCGGCGTGGGTTTGGCTCAGGTGTTGCTGACCGGTTCGACGATTGGCGTGGTGGCGCTGTTTGTCTTCGGCCAGCCCTTGAACAGCGCGATTGTCCTGGGCCTCGGGCTGGCGTTGTCGTCCACCGCATTCGGCCTGCAGAGCCTGGCCGAGCGCAAGGAGCTGACCAGCCCCCACGGGCGTCTGGCGTTTGCGATTCTGCTGTTCCAGGACATCGCGGCGATCCCGCTGATTGCCATGGTGCCATTGCTTGCCGAGGGCAGTCACAGCGTCAGTGCCGCCGAGAACCTCAACCACGGCTTGCAGGTGCTGGGCAGCATTGCGGTGGTGGTGATCGGCGGACGCTATCTGTTGCGTCCGATCTTTCGCGTAGTGACCAAAACCGCGTTGCCGGAAGTGTCCACAGCCACTGCGCTACTGGTGGTGATCGGCACCGCTTGGCTGATGGAACTGGTTGGCATTTCCATGGCTCTTGGGGCCTTTCTCGCCGGCCTGCTGTTGGCGGACTCCGAATATCGCCACGAACTGGAATCGCAGATCGAGCCCTTCAAAGGCCTGCTGCTAGGGCTGTTTTTCATCAGCGTCGGCATGGGCGCCAATCTGAGTCTGTTACTGAGCGCGCCTGTCACGGTGCTGGGCCTGACCCTGCTGTTGATTGCAATCAAGCTGCCGCTGCTGTTCATCGTCGGGCATTTGGCCGGTGGTTTGAACAAGGTCAGCGCGATTCGCCTCGGGATCGTGCTGGCGGCCGGCGGTGAGTTCGCTTTCGTGGTGTTCAAGATCGGCCGCGACCATGAACTGTTCGTGCCGCAGATGTATGACCTGCTGGTGCTGACGATCACCCTGTCGATGGCGGTGACGCCCCTGTTGCTGCTGGTGTGCGCACGGCTGGTCAGCCCCAAGGTGCAACCGGTCGAAGTGCCGGAGAAATTCCGTGAAATCGATACCGATACCCCTCGGGTGGTCATCGCCGGTATGGGCCGCATGGGGCAGATCGTTGCGCGGATCCTGCGGGCGCAGAACATCAAGTTCGTCGCCCTCGATACCTCGATTGAGACCATCGAGCTGTCTCGCAGTTTTGGTGGCGTGCCGGTGTTCTATGGCGACCCGATGCGCCCGGAAATCCTCAGCGCGGCCAAAGTGGGGGAAGCCGAATTTTTCGTGATCGCTACCGACGACCCGGACACCAACATCAAGACGGCCGAGTTGGTGCGCAAGCTCTATCCGCACATGAAAATTATCGCCCGCGCCCGCAACCGCCAGCATGTACACCGCTTGATGGACGTCGGTGCGCAAGCGGTACGCGAGACTTTTTATTCGAGTCTGGAAATGAGCCGGCAAACCCTGATCGGCCTGGGGCTGACCCAGGCCCAGGCCGACTCGCGGATCAAGCGCTTCAAGCATCACGATGAACAAGTGCTCGAAGCCCAGCATGCCGTCTATGATGACGCCGCGAAGGTCCTGCAAACAGCCCAGGAAGCGCGGGAGGAACTGGCGCGCCTGTTTGAATCCGATGAGCTCCAAGAGCGAACGGCAAGCAAAGAAAGGACGCCCCAATGA